A window of Bradyrhizobium sp. AZCC 1719 genomic DNA:
ATTCCTCGCCGCCATAGCGCGCGGACAGGCCTGACGTGTTGTCGGTCGCATTGCCGATGGCTTTCGCAACCGCCTGCAGGCAACGGTCGCCGGCCTGATGCCCGTAGGTGTCGTTGTAGCCCTTGAAATTGTCGATATCGAACAGCAGCACCGAAATCTCTTCGCAGGCTTCGTATTCGCGCCGCAGGAAGCCATCGAAGGTGCGGCGGTTGGTGAGCCCGGTCAGCCCGTCGGTCGCGGCAAGCTGGGTGAGGCGGCGGTTGAGTTGGGTCAGCTCATCCTCCATCCGCTTCCGTTCAGTCACATCGCGGATGACACAGAGGAATTCCGTCCGCGCCGGGTCGCTGGTTGCGGAGGCCATCTTGAACTTGCTTTCCACCCACGCCAGCGTCCCGTCGCCACGATAGTGCCGAAACACGACCGTGCTGACGCTATCGGCGGCGTCGAGCCGAATGGTCGCCGCTTTGACGCTCTCCCTGTCGTCGGGATGGACCAGGTCGAAGCATGACTTGCCGAGCAGGTCCTTTGGACGCAATCCCAGCACCGGCTCGGCCGATCGGGAAACATAGCGGAGCAGGCTGTTGGCATCGATGAGGATGATGATATCGGCGATGTTGTTGGCCAGCAGGCGATAATGCGCCTCGCGTTCGCGCAGCGCGCGCTCCGTCTTGCTGCGGAAGCGGAACTGCAGGGCAACCAACGCCGCCAGCATCAGGATCATGCAGAGCAGCACGCCGGCGACGATGGCGTCGGTTCGCAAGCCCTTCCACCATTCGGAGAGCAGCCAGTCTTCCGATATGGCCACCGTGACCACCATCGGGTAGTGCGGCGTCACCTCATAGCCAAGGTGCTTCACGATGCCGTCGAACGGCGAGATGATCTTGTAGTATCCGACAGAGCTTTGCTTGAGATGCTTCCTGAACAGGTCGGTCTTGGAGAGATCCGTGCTCTTGTCCGACTGCGGCCAGCGCAACAGGAGCGCGCCATCATTCCGTATCAGGCTGATGCCGCCGTCGGGGCCAAGCTGAAATGTCCGGTAGAAGTTATTGAAGTAA
This region includes:
- a CDS encoding diguanylate cyclase domain-containing protein, with the translated sequence MPHRNPPDPGGPLRRVTSTAMVIAFALVMTACILGVMAWKVLDAKKAALASGRSEIQNLAHSLSEHASHTIQAVDIAMGGMVDLLKYRDPDPDRFNRYLAETAKTLPQLRSIGAADAKGNWTYSSLTETPRHTISDRSYFAYHRDKPDSALRISELMQSRADERSSMIVLSKRITKLDGSFGGVVAAAIDKDYFNNFYRTFQLGPDGGISLIRNDGALLLRWPQSDKSTDLSKTDLFRKHLKQSSVGYYKIISPFDGIVKHLGYEVTPHYPMVVTVAISEDWLLSEWWKGLRTDAIVAGVLLCMILMLAALVALQFRFRSKTERALREREAHYRLLANNIADIIILIDANSLLRYVSRSAEPVLGLRPKDLLGKSCFDLVHPDDRESVKAATIRLDAADSVSTVVFRHYRGDGTLAWVESKFKMASATSDPARTEFLCVIRDVTERKRMEDELTQLNRRLTQLAATDGLTGLTNRRTFDGFLRREYEACEEISVLLFDIDNFKGYNDTYGHQAGDRCLQAVAKAIGNATDNTSGLSARYGGEEFAVVLPNSSEDDAMKVAEAIRLTVRALGIPNTASSRGYITISAGVAAKTRSTIDEAALVGEADTALYEAKRLGRNRSIVYSSVDLQYVDSASIQYDGEFAPGERAH